The proteins below are encoded in one region of Fibrobacter sp.:
- a CDS encoding FecR domain-containing protein, whose product MRVRIGCFLFSVLALTACKSDESPKPAPKDVAANAPAEEAVPENALLKAKVRSVIGSVEREKSDSWTQLRVGKTVVENDHVRTALESELIVNMTDGSALRVPESSNVTFQAELQDNVKKLIFLDIHSGKVHFDIQKQEQAEIYFKTGTATVAIRGTAGFVGEVQGKTVASLKEGKVEVTTPKGKATSIVKNQTILVDDQGDSKVLKLESSGTEALAVAIDSIAKAEDGGAALNTEILEKSMNTFDKSYGERQRNFEKNLQFKATAIADSVFVPSAMLQARVTPGTIVTVWGERDTVPENGIYQKTLTWGDSAYGTKRFLVGCSDGDVELPCFMWVTEYAPMPALGPEASAEAQDTTAAKSTAANAAADGKDLNLKVSVAGGRNERIHLDLPATELSTNLKFNLAGITAGDLGQLKSLVVLRNGKPFKTFDANDLTSLAYEVPVTIERNKIADFEVVATLKNGKIFRAKKTYEVYCMVANHPGGKARNSIVPPDQEYERLKQSGGITHE is encoded by the coding sequence ATGCGTGTAAGAATAGGCTGTTTTTTGTTTTCAGTTCTCGCCCTTACGGCCTGTAAGAGCGATGAATCTCCGAAGCCCGCTCCCAAGGACGTGGCGGCAAATGCCCCTGCCGAAGAAGCCGTTCCCGAAAACGCTCTCTTGAAGGCAAAGGTCCGTAGTGTCATCGGCTCGGTGGAACGGGAAAAGTCTGATTCCTGGACGCAACTCAGGGTTGGTAAAACTGTGGTGGAAAACGATCACGTGCGAACAGCCCTAGAATCGGAACTGATTGTGAACATGACCGACGGTTCTGCCTTACGTGTGCCCGAGAGCTCCAATGTCACCTTCCAGGCGGAACTCCAGGACAACGTGAAGAAGCTCATATTCCTGGACATCCATTCGGGCAAGGTCCATTTCGACATCCAGAAACAGGAACAGGCAGAGATCTATTTCAAGACCGGTACGGCTACGGTGGCTATTCGCGGTACGGCAGGCTTTGTGGGGGAGGTCCAGGGCAAGACGGTGGCCTCCTTGAAAGAGGGTAAGGTGGAAGTGACAACTCCCAAGGGTAAAGCGACTTCCATCGTCAAGAACCAGACGATTTTGGTGGATGACCAAGGGGATTCCAAGGTGCTGAAGCTGGAATCTTCTGGTACGGAAGCCCTGGCAGTAGCCATCGATTCCATCGCCAAGGCCGAAGACGGCGGTGCCGCCCTGAATACGGAAATTCTTGAAAAGTCCATGAACACCTTCGACAAGTCCTATGGTGAACGCCAGCGGAACTTTGAAAAGAATCTGCAGTTCAAGGCGACGGCCATTGCCGACAGTGTTTTTGTGCCCAGCGCGATGTTGCAGGCCCGTGTGACTCCAGGAACCATCGTTACGGTGTGGGGTGAGCGCGACACCGTTCCCGAAAACGGCATTTACCAGAAGACCCTTACCTGGGGCGATTCCGCCTACGGTACCAAGAGGTTTTTGGTGGGCTGTAGCGACGGCGACGTGGAACTGCCCTGCTTTATGTGGGTCACGGAATACGCTCCCATGCCTGCGCTCGGTCCTGAAGCGTCAGCGGAGGCACAGGATACAACGGCGGCCAAGTCTACCGCCGCTAACGCTGCTGCCGACGGCAAAGACCTAAATCTCAAGGTTTCTGTGGCTGGCGGTCGCAATGAGCGGATCCATTTGGACTTGCCCGCAACGGAGCTCTCTACCAATTTGAAGTTTAACTTGGCCGGTATTACGGCGGGTGATCTGGGACAGCTCAAGTCCCTGGTGGTGCTGCGCAACGGTAAGCCTTTCAAGACATTTGATGCAAACGACTTGACAAGCCTTGCCTACGAGGTGCCTGTGACCATCGAACGTAACAAGATTGCGGATTTTGAGGTGGTGGCGACTCTCAAGAACGGCAAGATTTTTAGGGCGAAAAAGACCTACGAAGTTTACTGCATGGTGGCTAACCACCCCGGCGGAAAGGCCAGGAATTCCATTGTGCCGCCTGACCAGGAATACGAACGCCTCAAGCAGAGCGGAGGCATAACGCATGAGTAA